DNA from Planctomycetota bacterium:
GGCGATTTCGATGACGTCCTTGAAGCTTTCGTTGGCTTGTTCGAGGTCGTAGGCGCCCGGAAGAATCTTGCCCTGCTCGAGGTGTTCGATGGTCGGGATCGCGTCGGAGGCGAAGACGACGGTGGCGGTGGGGAAGGCCAGGAGGAGCCCGCAGTTGCCGGGGGTGTAGCCGGGGAGGGGGAAGAGGTCGACGTGCGGGGCGATCGAATCGGGGGCGGGCTTGCAGCGCTTCAATAGCGCGATTTCCTGTTTCAATCGTTCGTGCATGGCGGGGTCGGCGTCGCGCTCGAATTGTTCGACGAGCTTGGCGCCGACGGCTTCGCGCTCCTGCTCGGCGATGAACCAGTTGGCATGCATCAGGCCCGGCAGCGCCCGGCGATGGGCGGGTCGGAAATTCGTCAGGAACACATCGGTGACCTGCGCCAGTTTCAGTCCGCTGCGTTCATGCAGTCGGGCATCGAGCACCTCGGCGGGGAGGGCGGGGTCGACGAGGATGATCTGATCGCCGGAGCGGACGAGCGTCGTCGTCGCATGCGCGGTGCGCAGGCCGGGCGGTTCGTTCCAGAGGGGATGAGACGAGAGGGCGCCGATGCTGATGATGCGGTAGTCCATGAACTGATCACTCGTTGATGAACCACCAAGGCACCAAGGACACCAAGGGGATTCGATTCGTGTTTTTGATCAATAATTTTTTTGGTGACCTTGGTGCCTTGGTGGTTGAATCTCTGATGCCGGCAATCATTGCTGAAGCGCATCGGAGGAGCGGGCGAGTTGGCGGAGGCGGTCGAGGCGTTTTTTCATTTCGCGGATGACGGGGGCGGGGAGGAGCCGGTTGAGTCGGTCGATGTCGCCTCCGGCGGCGATCTGTTTGATGAGACTGGAGCTGGTGAATCCGAAGGCCTCGCCGGACATGATGAAGACGGTTTCGATGTCGGCGATGGCGCGGTTGGCGGTGGCGAGTTGGAATTCGAAGGCCAGGTCGGTGGCGTTGCGGAGTCCGCGGAGCATGACGTTGGCGCCGCGTTTTTTGGCGAAGTCGACGGTCAGGCCGGTGTAGACTTCGACGGACACGTCGAGCTTTTCGTCGTCGGCGATCTCGGCAATGATCGCGCGTCGGTCTTCGGGGGAGAACAGGTCGGCCTTGGCGGGGTTGGTGCCGATGGCGACGACCAGTTCGTCAAAGAGGCCCTGCGCCCGGCGGATGATGTCCAGATGCCCGTTGGTGACGGGGTCGAAAGTGCCGGGAAAGAGGGCGATTTTGCGTTGCGATCGTTGCATGGGGCCCATTGTAGCGGGGCGCGCGACAGGCGTCACGATCGGCGGATCGCGCCCGGCGATGCGACATGCGGAAAATTCAGATAACCACCAAGACACCAAGGGCGCCAAGGGGAATACAGGGCTTTTTATTCAACATCGCGTTCCTGGGTGACCTTGGAACGTGTGCGAGAAGACAATTGATCGACGAGCCGCGACCGTCAGAGAGCGGTCGAAGCAGGCAACAATGAGCGGCGCCTTGACCGCTCCCTGACGGTCGCGGCTCGTTAAGCTTCGCCTTCTCACACACGTTCTTGGTGTCTTGGTCATTGCGTTTTTCAGATGCGACAAATTGTTTTGCCTCGGCGGGATTTGAATTGCATAGTTGCAGTGTCACGACGATACCGAGTCACGGAGGCAAAAAAGCAAAAGCGAAACAGACCTTGTTGTGTTGATCCAGGGTTTCGGGTCGGCGAGCCGCCCTTTTCCACCTGCCGCCCATCACCCAAACGTCGGCGACCCTCGCGTCGCCCGGCGACCTGACCTTGCCCTGGATCTGGCCC
Protein-coding regions in this window:
- a CDS encoding MBL fold metallo-hydrolase, with the translated sequence MDYRIISIGALSSHPLWNEPPGLRTAHATTTLVRSGDQIILVDPALPAEVLDARLHERSGLKLAQVTDVFLTNFRPAHRRALPGLMHANWFIAEQEREAVGAKLVEQFERDADPAMHERLKQEIALLKRCKPAPDSIAPHVDLFPLPGYTPGNCGLLLAFPTATVVFASDAIPTIEHLEQGKILPGAYDLEQANESFKDVIEIADWIVPGHDNVTANMTRRGM
- the coaD gene encoding pantetheine-phosphate adenylyltransferase; this translates as MQRSQRKIALFPGTFDPVTNGHLDIIRRAQGLFDELVVAIGTNPAKADLFSPEDRRAIIAEIADDEKLDVSVEVYTGLTVDFAKKRGANVMLRGLRNATDLAFEFQLATANRAIADIETVFIMSGEAFGFTSSSLIKQIAAGGDIDRLNRLLPAPVIREMKKRLDRLRQLARSSDALQQ